A genomic window from Spartobacteria bacterium includes:
- the glmS gene encoding glutamine--fructose-6-phosphate transaminase (isomerizing) produces MCGIIGYTGQNLAITAIVEGLRRLEYRGYDSAGVAYETQKGLQVIRAEGKLGALDQKIAGQDTASSVCGIGHTRWATHGLPVERNAHPHMDGEGRFALVHNGIIENYAELKAELMAEGNVFHSETDTEVLVHIIAKGVDLTGNVRRGISWALSRVDGAYAFALLSREHPGKIWASRKASPLLMGIGAGENFLASDIPAFLPYTREVVFLDNGELVEIDATSWQVFDAVTLEPKAKETKDISWDMQAAQKDGYKHFMLKEIFEQPKVILDCLTGRTQKGRVVLPELDALEVPGRLTIVACGTSYHAGLWAKYLLESWARIPVQVEIASEFRYRDSVFLPGDLVLTISQSGETADTLAAIRIAREAGVPILGLCNVVGSSIARESDAVVYTQAGPEISVASTKAMCSQMVLLLLMTLAWGKRKGILPEGALEGCLEELLKLPEIVERELSAIREKARALSQQYSDARSFFFLGRGQNFPMALEGALKLKEISYIHAEGYAAGEMKHGPIALIDPHFPTFAMALGDELLQKVASNLQEVQARGGRIIALVNPGTAPVVEAPWVLPDVWGPLKSFLVLPAVQLFAYEMAVYLGKDVDQPRNLAKSVTVE; encoded by the coding sequence ATGTGCGGCATCATAGGGTACACGGGGCAAAATCTGGCCATTACAGCTATCGTCGAGGGGCTTCGTCGTCTTGAGTACCGCGGGTACGATTCCGCCGGTGTGGCCTACGAAACACAAAAAGGGCTGCAGGTCATCCGCGCCGAGGGAAAACTTGGCGCGCTGGACCAGAAAATCGCGGGCCAGGACACGGCCTCCTCGGTCTGCGGCATCGGCCACACCCGCTGGGCCACCCACGGCCTGCCGGTGGAGCGCAACGCCCATCCGCACATGGACGGGGAGGGCCGTTTCGCCCTGGTCCACAACGGGATCATCGAGAACTACGCGGAACTCAAGGCCGAACTCATGGCCGAGGGGAATGTTTTTCATTCCGAAACGGACACCGAGGTCCTGGTCCACATAATTGCCAAAGGCGTGGACCTGACCGGCAACGTGCGCCGGGGCATCTCCTGGGCCCTGTCACGGGTCGACGGCGCGTACGCCTTCGCCCTCCTGTCCCGCGAGCACCCCGGTAAGATCTGGGCCAGTCGCAAGGCCAGCCCGCTGCTGATGGGCATCGGTGCGGGCGAGAATTTCCTGGCCTCGGACATCCCGGCCTTTCTGCCGTACACGCGCGAGGTCGTCTTCCTGGACAACGGAGAACTGGTCGAGATCGACGCCACGTCCTGGCAGGTCTTCGACGCCGTGACCCTAGAGCCCAAGGCCAAGGAAACGAAGGACATCTCCTGGGACATGCAGGCCGCCCAGAAGGACGGCTATAAGCATTTCATGCTCAAGGAGATCTTCGAGCAGCCCAAGGTCATCCTCGACTGCCTTACCGGGCGCACCCAGAAGGGACGCGTGGTCCTGCCGGAGCTCGACGCCCTGGAGGTCCCCGGACGCCTGACCATCGTGGCCTGCGGCACATCCTACCATGCAGGGCTGTGGGCCAAGTATCTACTCGAGTCCTGGGCGCGGATTCCGGTGCAGGTGGAGATCGCCTCGGAGTTCCGCTACCGCGACAGCGTGTTCCTGCCCGGCGATCTGGTCCTGACCATCAGCCAGTCCGGCGAGACGGCCGACACACTGGCCGCCATCCGCATCGCCCGGGAGGCCGGAGTGCCCATCCTAGGGCTGTGCAATGTCGTCGGGTCCTCCATCGCCCGCGAGTCCGACGCGGTGGTCTACACCCAAGCCGGTCCCGAGATCAGCGTGGCGTCGACCAAGGCCATGTGCAGTCAGATGGTGTTGCTGCTGCTCATGACCCTGGCCTGGGGGAAGCGCAAGGGCATCCTACCCGAAGGGGCGCTGGAGGGTTGCCTGGAGGAATTGCTGAAGCTGCCGGAGATCGTCGAGCGGGAGCTGTCGGCCATCCGCGAGAAGGCCCGCGCCTTGAGCCAGCAGTACTCCGACGCGCGGAGCTTCTTTTTCCTGGGCCGCGGACAGAATTTCCCCATGGCTCTGGAAGGCGCCCTCAAGCTCAAGGAAATCTCCTACATCCACGCCGAGGGCTATGCCGCCGGCGAGATGAAGCACGGTCCCATCGCGCTCATCGATCCGCACTTCCCGACGTTTGCCATGGCGCTGGGCGACGAACTGCTGCAGAAGGTGGCCTCCAACCTGCAGGAAGTGCAGGCCCGCGGCGGACGCATCATCGCCCTGGTCAACCCCGGCACCGCTCCCGTGGTCGAGGCCCCCTGGGTCCTGCCGGATGTCTGGGGCCCCTTGAAGAGTTTTCTGGTGCTGCCGGCCGTGCAGCTTTTCGCCTATGAAATGGCCGTGTATCTGGGCAAGGACGTTGACCAACCACGAAACTTGGCCAAGAGCGTGACTGTGGAATAG
- a CDS encoding polysaccharide biosynthesis tyrosine autokinase has product MTTEFEPVAEEIHLRDYLRVLAKRKWLATAVLILIFGSTALFTFTTDPVYEAVTKIVIEKENPNVVSIEEVFAMDAADSDYSQTQFEILQSRTVARKVIERLNLGSSEEFNPQPKGDVVSVMKHTVRDAIGMVRLFVNTLLTPREQLEKTLSVESDARLVDNFLGRLTIDPVRNSRVVNVRFKAKDPALAARVANAVAQVYIELGLETKLLAVQDAVSWLAKRIQEERIKVEEAQMRFQKYKEENSIITNFSSDTEQVTQQKLAELNSKVIEAEAARVEAETRFNQTRGITSDSLDSVAEILASPVIQSIKASEMTVQNSLAELSKKYGSNHPQIIAIKAELTELRKRRAAEAQKIVQSLKNNYELALAKERSLKDALRSQEQGALSLSKKSIQYGVLQREAESAKEVYDLLVRRFKETTMTEDMKTVNVRVVDKAEVPSNPVQPKKSMNMLLALVLGITAGAGLAFFAEYLDNSLKTPDDVARFLKMPYLGMIPAVEGIESNSRGEVFVHREPKSIASESIRGLRSNLLFSKADHMPQVILLTSAVPKEGKTFVAVNLASAMAQAGCKTLFIGSDMRRPRSHKILGVANEAGLSSILSGVSGTEAVIRNTDIPNLDIITAGPVPPNPSELLGSKRMPELIGTLRERYEYIVFDTPPSTAVTDAAIMAQHVDGVVVITKAFSTPKELVRSAIEGLQKINAKIFGVVLNSVDMSREGSYYYQYAYYYYYGEDGKKKRHAQS; this is encoded by the coding sequence ATGACAACCGAATTCGAACCTGTCGCCGAAGAAATACATCTCCGGGACTACCTCCGTGTTCTGGCCAAACGCAAATGGCTGGCCACTGCAGTTCTGATTCTTATCTTTGGCAGCACGGCGCTCTTCACCTTTACCACGGACCCGGTCTACGAAGCCGTGACAAAGATCGTCATCGAAAAAGAGAACCCGAATGTCGTCTCCATCGAGGAAGTGTTCGCCATGGACGCGGCGGACTCCGACTATTCTCAAACACAGTTTGAGATTTTGCAGAGCCGGACCGTTGCCCGCAAGGTCATCGAGCGACTGAATCTGGGAAGCAGCGAGGAATTCAACCCCCAACCCAAGGGTGACGTCGTCTCCGTAATGAAGCACACAGTGCGCGACGCCATCGGAATGGTCAGGCTGTTCGTCAATACCCTGCTGACGCCACGGGAGCAACTCGAAAAAACTCTCTCGGTGGAGTCGGACGCGCGTCTCGTAGATAATTTTTTGGGCCGCCTGACCATCGATCCGGTGCGCAACTCGCGCGTAGTCAACGTCCGCTTCAAGGCAAAGGATCCGGCCCTGGCGGCGCGCGTCGCAAACGCCGTCGCGCAAGTCTACATAGAGCTGGGCCTCGAGACCAAGCTTCTGGCCGTGCAGGACGCGGTATCCTGGCTGGCCAAACGAATCCAGGAAGAACGGATCAAAGTCGAAGAGGCCCAGATGCGCTTCCAGAAATACAAGGAGGAGAACTCCATCATCACCAATTTCAGTTCGGATACCGAACAGGTCACACAGCAGAAGCTGGCCGAACTGAACAGCAAGGTCATCGAGGCCGAAGCCGCTCGCGTCGAAGCCGAAACACGCTTCAACCAGACCAGGGGAATAACCTCCGACAGCCTCGACTCCGTCGCGGAAATTCTGGCCAGCCCAGTTATCCAATCCATCAAGGCTTCGGAAATGACCGTACAGAACAGCTTGGCGGAACTCTCCAAGAAATACGGCTCTAACCATCCTCAGATCATCGCGATCAAAGCCGAATTGACCGAACTGCGAAAACGAAGGGCTGCTGAGGCCCAGAAGATTGTACAGTCATTGAAGAACAACTACGAGCTGGCCTTGGCCAAGGAGCGATCCCTGAAAGATGCGCTACGCAGCCAAGAGCAGGGCGCGCTTTCGCTGTCCAAGAAGTCCATTCAATATGGCGTGCTGCAGCGCGAGGCTGAAAGCGCCAAGGAGGTCTATGACCTCCTGGTCAGGCGTTTCAAGGAAACGACGATGACCGAGGACATGAAGACCGTGAACGTACGCGTTGTCGACAAGGCGGAAGTACCTTCAAATCCGGTTCAGCCCAAAAAATCCATGAACATGCTCCTGGCGCTGGTCCTCGGGATCACGGCGGGAGCAGGCCTGGCTTTCTTCGCCGAGTACCTGGACAACTCCCTGAAGACTCCCGACGACGTGGCCCGATTCCTGAAAATGCCCTATTTGGGCATGATTCCGGCGGTTGAGGGGATAGAATCCAATTCGCGCGGCGAGGTATTCGTGCATCGCGAGCCGAAATCCATCGCCAGCGAATCCATCCGTGGCCTGCGCAGCAACCTGCTTTTCTCCAAGGCAGACCACATGCCACAGGTCATTCTCTTGACCAGCGCGGTGCCCAAGGAGGGCAAGACCTTCGTGGCCGTCAACCTGGCTTCGGCCATGGCTCAGGCAGGATGCAAAACCCTTTTTATCGGCTCGGACATGCGCCGCCCCAGATCCCACAAGATCCTGGGCGTCGCGAACGAGGCAGGCCTCTCAAGCATCCTGTCCGGAGTCAGCGGAACCGAAGCGGTCATCAGAAACACCGACATCCCGAACCTGGACATCATCACGGCCGGCCCTGTGCCCCCAAACCCTTCCGAACTGCTTGGTTCCAAGCGCATGCCAGAGCTCATCGGCACCTTGCGCGAACGTTACGAATACATCGTCTTCGACACTCCCCCGTCCACTGCAGTCACGGACGCAGCCATTATGGCTCAACACGTCGACGGCGTTGTGGTTATCACGAAGGCGTTCTCCACACCCAAGGAGCTCGTGCGCTCCGCTATCGAGGGATTGCAAAAGATCAATGCCAAAATCTTCGGCGTTGTCCTCAACAGCGTAGATATGAGCAGGGAGGGCTCATACTACTACCAGTATGCATATTACTACTATTATGGTGAAGACGGCAAAAAGAAGCGTCATGCGCAGTCATGA